A DNA window from Christiangramia salexigens contains the following coding sequences:
- a CDS encoding efflux RND transporter permease subunit, with product MNKMDKEFKLSSWAIDNKMTVFVIVAILLIGGLLSYYSMPRESFPEIIETKIYVSSVNPGNSAEDVEKFITEPLEEEFNDVGGVKEISSTTLQDYSLVIVEFEEDVNVDAAKQKIKDKVDMVKAETTWPTMDNGAKVEPNVFDLNLSEEQPILNINLTGDYTVQQLKDYAEYLQEKIELLPQIKEASIRGAEEMEVEIAVDVYKMTASKVSFNDIVNAVSMENRTISGGNIITSGVQKNIRIIGEIENPQELENVVVKHDGGNIFLKDIADIRFKEKDATTYAREYGKPVVMLDVKKRSGKNMIEAVDEIKNIVKTEQETYLPESLSISLTNDLSTDTRSQVDDLVNNIIFGVILVVLVLMFFLGFRNSLFVGLAIPLSMFLSFIILSSLGYTLNTMVLFALVMGLGMLVDNGIVVVENVYSLMDEGMPRIKAAKQGLGEIAWPIIASTATTLMAFFPLGLWPGTIGKFMVIFPITLSIVLGSSLFVALIINSMLTSQYMKTEEGKLSKRRLIKISIGMGIAGILLLVLGYMIPIGALRAVGNLLILGVILLWFYKYVLAGAVDFFQFKALKKLEYNYERFLKFALRGRKAYAFFFGTLLMLFFSFVLIGLVQPDVLFFPENQPKQVITYIEYPEGTDIEKTNELTKKVEQQIFDVIEQYEDEDGYNFMVESVISQVGEGAGNPQTDGGQQNAMPHKGKVTIVMREFKNRRGVESSEVLSKVRDAVREFPGVSIIVEKDAAGPPSGYPINIELKGQDYAEMLAEAENLRSYIKELNVPGIEELKIDVNKSKPELDVRVDRRKAGQLGISTSQVGQTLRRAIYGEEVSTFKDGDEDYEVNVRFDEKYRYSENALFNQPITFRDQTSGQLRQVPISALVDTKVASSFSSIKRKDLKKVITIYSNVLQGYNGNQIVEQLQNGLKNYDLPERMSLDFTGEQEEQEKNMNFLLKALMIALGGILLILVAQFNSVSKPLIILMAVVLSLVGVFLGLIIFQMDFIIIMTMMGIISLAGIVVNNAIVLIDYTQLLIDRKRSELNLDEEDMLTRKQYFDVIVAGGKSRLRPVLLTAITTVLGLIPLAVGLNIDFFGLITDYDPAIYIGGDNVIFWGPLAWTVIFGLVFATFLTLVVVPVMFYLVNRAKIKFRDKRLARRERKQLT from the coding sequence ATGAATAAGATGGATAAAGAATTCAAACTATCGTCCTGGGCGATAGATAATAAAATGACTGTTTTTGTGATCGTGGCCATTCTGCTTATTGGAGGCTTGCTATCCTATTACAGTATGCCCAGAGAATCCTTTCCGGAGATCATAGAAACAAAGATTTACGTAAGTTCTGTAAATCCGGGAAATTCAGCTGAAGATGTAGAGAAATTCATCACCGAGCCACTGGAAGAAGAATTCAATGATGTAGGGGGAGTAAAAGAAATTTCTTCCACTACCCTTCAGGATTATTCATTAGTGATCGTGGAATTTGAAGAAGATGTAAATGTAGATGCAGCCAAGCAAAAGATAAAGGACAAGGTTGATATGGTGAAGGCCGAAACCACATGGCCTACCATGGATAATGGAGCAAAAGTTGAACCCAATGTCTTTGATCTTAACCTTTCGGAAGAACAGCCAATTCTCAATATTAATTTAACAGGGGATTACACCGTACAGCAGTTAAAGGATTATGCTGAATATCTTCAGGAAAAGATCGAACTTCTACCTCAGATCAAAGAGGCAAGCATTCGGGGTGCTGAAGAAATGGAGGTCGAGATCGCGGTAGATGTGTATAAAATGACAGCCTCCAAGGTGAGCTTTAACGACATTGTTAATGCTGTAAGCATGGAGAATCGTACTATTTCGGGAGGTAATATTATTACCAGCGGGGTCCAGAAGAATATCAGGATCATTGGGGAAATTGAAAACCCTCAGGAACTTGAGAATGTAGTTGTAAAACATGACGGAGGTAATATTTTCCTGAAAGACATTGCAGATATCCGCTTCAAAGAAAAAGATGCCACCACCTATGCAAGGGAATATGGTAAACCCGTGGTCATGCTGGATGTTAAAAAACGCAGTGGTAAGAATATGATCGAGGCGGTAGATGAAATAAAAAATATCGTCAAAACCGAGCAGGAAACTTATCTGCCGGAATCACTTTCTATTAGTCTTACCAACGACCTTTCTACCGATACCAGAAGTCAGGTAGACGACCTGGTAAATAATATCATATTCGGGGTGATCCTCGTAGTACTTGTATTAATGTTCTTTCTTGGATTCAGGAACTCCCTTTTTGTGGGACTTGCAATTCCTCTTTCCATGTTCCTTTCGTTTATCATTCTTTCCAGTCTGGGATACACCCTGAACACTATGGTACTTTTCGCTCTTGTTATGGGCTTAGGTATGCTTGTAGATAATGGAATTGTGGTAGTGGAGAACGTGTATAGTCTTATGGACGAAGGTATGCCGAGGATCAAGGCCGCCAAACAAGGCCTGGGTGAGATCGCATGGCCCATTATCGCCTCTACGGCTACCACGCTAATGGCTTTTTTCCCATTGGGGCTATGGCCGGGTACTATTGGTAAATTTATGGTGATCTTCCCCATTACGCTTTCCATAGTTTTAGGATCTTCACTATTTGTGGCGCTAATAATTAATTCCATGCTTACCTCACAGTATATGAAAACTGAGGAGGGTAAATTGTCCAAAAGAAGACTGATCAAAATAAGCATAGGAATGGGGATTGCCGGAATCCTGCTACTAGTATTGGGCTATATGATTCCAATTGGCGCGTTAAGAGCAGTAGGTAATCTACTTATACTTGGCGTGATCCTATTGTGGTTCTATAAATATGTTCTTGCAGGAGCAGTAGATTTCTTTCAATTTAAAGCGCTTAAGAAGCTCGAATATAATTACGAACGGTTTCTAAAATTTGCCCTTAGAGGAAGAAAGGCCTACGCCTTTTTCTTCGGAACCCTCTTAATGTTGTTTTTCTCTTTCGTACTTATTGGTTTAGTGCAGCCAGATGTGCTTTTCTTTCCGGAAAATCAGCCTAAACAAGTCATTACATATATTGAATATCCTGAGGGAACCGACATTGAAAAGACCAATGAGCTTACCAAAAAAGTGGAGCAGCAGATCTTTGACGTGATTGAACAGTATGAAGATGAAGATGGTTATAATTTCATGGTAGAATCTGTGATCTCTCAGGTTGGTGAGGGAGCAGGAAACCCACAAACCGATGGGGGCCAGCAAAACGCCATGCCTCACAAAGGGAAGGTGACCATTGTAATGCGGGAGTTCAAAAATCGTCGAGGGGTAGAAAGTTCAGAGGTGTTAAGTAAAGTTCGGGATGCAGTAAGAGAATTCCCTGGGGTTTCTATCATTGTAGAAAAAGATGCAGCAGGCCCGCCATCAGGCTACCCTATCAATATAGAATTGAAGGGACAGGATTACGCTGAAATGCTGGCTGAGGCTGAAAATTTAAGATCCTATATCAAAGAATTGAATGTACCGGGAATTGAGGAGCTCAAGATCGATGTAAATAAATCCAAACCTGAACTGGACGTAAGGGTAGACCGAAGAAAAGCGGGACAACTGGGGATCTCTACGTCTCAGGTAGGGCAAACGCTTAGACGGGCAATCTATGGAGAGGAAGTTTCCACCTTTAAAGATGGAGATGAAGATTATGAAGTGAATGTAAGATTTGATGAAAAGTACAGATATAGTGAAAATGCACTTTTCAATCAGCCAATCACTTTTAGAGATCAGACTTCCGGCCAGTTAAGACAGGTGCCAATTTCTGCATTGGTGGATACCAAGGTGGCTTCGTCCTTTAGTTCTATAAAAAGAAAAGATCTTAAGAAGGTTATCACTATCTACTCGAACGTATTACAGGGTTACAACGGTAACCAGATCGTAGAGCAGCTTCAGAATGGTCTTAAAAATTATGACCTTCCGGAACGAATGAGCCTCGACTTTACCGGAGAACAGGAAGAACAGGAAAAGAACATGAATTTCCTGCTAAAGGCCCTTATGATCGCGCTAGGTGGTATTTTACTTATTCTTGTTGCGCAATTCAATTCGGTTTCCAAACCACTAATCATATTGATGGCAGTGGTTCTTAGTTTGGTTGGTGTCTTTCTTGGATTGATCATATTTCAGATGGACTTTATTATCATCATGACTATGATGGGTATTATTTCTCTAGCCGGTATTGTGGTTAACAACGCCATTGTTCTGATTGATTATACTCAGCTCTTGATAGATCGCAAAAGAAGTGAGCTGAATCTTGACGAGGAAGATATGCTTACAAGGAAACAGTATTTCGACGTAATTGTTGCAGGAGGAAAATCCAGGTTAAGACCGGTACTATTAACTGCGATCACTACGGTCTTAGGTTTAATCCCATTGGCCGTTGGACTTAACATAGACTTTTTTGGACTTATCACAGATTACGACCCGGCAATTTATATTGGTGGTGATAATGTCATCTTCTGGGGTCCACTTGCCTGGACTGTAATATTCGGACTCGTATTTGCCACTTTTCTAACTCTTGTGGTAGTACCCGTGATGTTCTATCTGGTTAACAGGGCTAAAATAAAATTCAGAGATAAAAGATTAGCCAGAAGAGAAAGAAAACAACTTACTTAA
- a CDS encoding efflux RND transporter periplasmic adaptor subunit, with the protein MKTNHTSHKMKNYFLLAGLLSIFISCGTSEEKSVDEIIQSNDLSEIRAKKNELSNTLSEVSKEIAKLDEAIQELDTSNKFALVALDTIKSQLFKHYAEVQGNVATDENIIIYPEYSGILTRVTVKEGDKVTKGQTLAVIDDGGLSSQLAQLEAQARLAKTTYERQERLWNQNIGSEIQYLEAKTNYEALESSVQQLKSQIAKTVVRAPFSGVIDDVLSEQGEVVNPGQNQLFRLINLDKMYVEAEVPENYLGKVKKGTEVKVNLSSIAKEFKGEVSQVSNNINPNNRTFRIKVALPNEKGLVKPNQIATIKLNDYTSETAVVIPENIIQKNAMGESIVYVYTPKEGENTGIAKKSVVETGYIYKDSIEVKTGLNSGDILITDGAKNLRDGQEVRIKTSGGNE; encoded by the coding sequence ATGAAAACTAATCACACCTCTCATAAAATGAAAAACTATTTTCTGTTAGCAGGACTCCTATCCATTTTTATTTCCTGTGGAACATCGGAAGAAAAATCGGTTGATGAAATTATCCAGAGCAATGATCTTTCTGAGATCAGAGCCAAAAAGAATGAATTGAGCAATACCCTAAGTGAGGTTTCCAAGGAGATCGCCAAACTGGATGAGGCAATACAGGAGCTGGACACTTCCAATAAATTTGCGCTTGTAGCCTTAGATACCATAAAATCTCAACTTTTTAAACACTACGCAGAAGTACAGGGAAATGTTGCCACAGATGAGAATATTATCATCTATCCGGAATACTCGGGTATACTAACTCGTGTAACGGTAAAAGAAGGTGACAAGGTCACTAAGGGACAAACTCTTGCAGTAATTGATGACGGAGGATTAAGCAGTCAGCTTGCACAGCTGGAAGCACAGGCCAGACTTGCAAAAACAACCTATGAGCGTCAGGAAAGATTGTGGAATCAAAATATTGGATCTGAAATCCAGTATCTGGAAGCCAAAACAAATTATGAGGCCTTAGAAAGTTCAGTTCAACAATTAAAATCTCAGATAGCAAAAACTGTGGTAAGAGCTCCTTTTAGCGGGGTTATAGATGACGTTTTAAGTGAGCAGGGAGAAGTTGTAAACCCAGGACAGAATCAATTATTCAGATTAATAAACCTGGATAAAATGTACGTAGAGGCTGAAGTTCCGGAAAACTATCTTGGAAAGGTAAAAAAAGGCACCGAAGTTAAAGTGAACCTGTCTTCCATCGCTAAGGAATTTAAAGGTGAAGTAAGCCAGGTAAGCAATAATATTAATCCTAATAACAGAACTTTCAGGATCAAAGTTGCTTTGCCTAATGAGAAAGGCCTCGTAAAACCAAATCAGATCGCCACTATAAAGCTTAATGATTATACTTCAGAAACAGCAGTGGTGATCCCGGAAAATATCATACAAAAGAACGCTATGGGAGAGAGCATTGTATATGTATACACTCCAAAGGAAGGTGAAAATACCGGGATCGCTAAAAAATCTGTGGTTGAGACCGGTTATATCTATAAGGATTCCATTGAAGTCAAAACCGGATTAAATAGCGGTGATATTTTGATCACAGACGGCGCTAAGAATCTAAGAGACGGTCAGGAAGTAAGAATCAAAACATCAGGCGGTAATGAATAA